GCAAAAGGAACTTAAGGATAAGGGTGCTACAATGCGACTTGGAGGATATCCTGTTTTGTTAAAGAGAGATACACTTGCTTTTAAGCTTTATGGAAGTGAGATGATTGTTGAGAGGTTTAGGCATAGGTATGAAGTGAATAATGATTATCTTGATTTGTTTAATAAGCATGGTCTTATTGTATCTGGAGTTTCTGAAGATTCCCAAATAGTAAAGATAATAGAAGTACCAAAAAATAGGTTTTTTGTGGCTTGTCAATTTCATCCTGAGCTTATTACAAGGTTGGAAAGCCCATCTAAGCTTTTTGTAGGATTAGTAAAAGCATGCCTTTGATTTTTTCAAGTTATGTTATTTGGATTAATTTATTAAATTAATTTCATTAATTTAATAAATTAATATAATCTATAAGTGTATTTCTTTAAGAAAATTTGTTGGGGGGATAATGAAGGAGCATGATGTTAAAAAGGCAATTTTGATGAAAAGATTAGTCAAATATTTCTTTGATGAGCTTAAATATAGAATGAAAATACCTTGTCTTAGACCTAATAATAAAGATATGAGTAAAAAGTATATATTACTTAATCTTTTAAGGAAAATAGCTAGTCTTCCATTTAATAAACAATATGAAATTGAGGAACAATTTCCTCTTGATATTTCAGGAAGGGGCATGCTTACAGATGCAGTGCTCATTAAGAGATTGGATTATGAAAGATGTATTATTGCTGGTATTGTTGAGGCAAAAGCAGATCATGTAGACCTTGAGTATGAACTTAGTCGGTTTTTGATTCAAAGCGGTAAGATTAATGTTCTTTTTTGGCAACCTAGGAGAGTTATTTTAAAGCAGGATGAGGACTTGATTGTATTAGATGCAGATGATATTTTTAATCTTGATAATGATTTTTATTTGCCAGTGGTTAAAGAGAAGCTAGAAGATTTTATTAATATTTTTATGAAATTTTTCTCTTATGAGCATGTTTTGTTTGAGTATAATAAAATGTACAGTAAATATTCTTTAGTTAAAAACAAGTAATTTATTATTTATATGCAATTTTATTGGTGATGTGGAAAGTATTATTTAGCTATTTTATGTTAGGTTTAATTTTATAAGTTTGTGTTAAAATATCTTTTCTTGAGTGTTCTTCTTAATTTATTGCATTAAAGTACGTTGATGTTGTTAGAAAATTATTTTTTGTGGTAGAATTTTTTCATGTATAAATTTTCATTTTTTGGTAGTAAAAAATCTGATGGGTCTGAATCATTTAAAAACGATTTGTTGAGTGATATTGAGGATGATAGTAAAGATTTAAATGTATGTGAATATACAATCCCTGTTAAAGAGATAATAAAGGGAGTGTATCACGCTAAGTCTTCTATTAGTAATGTTTTAGTCCATATTGAGTTTTTATGTAATAATTTATTTTCTAGCTTTGAGAGTATTGACAAGGTCTTTGGGTCACTTATTGAGAGAGCAAATGATGCTCGTAATCAGGTAAGTATTATTTTCGAAGATCTTGAGAAGAATAATGAAGAGAAATTGAAAAGTGTTAGTACTGTTATTGTAGGTGTTCAAGGAAGCCTAGAGACAATCAATAATTTTTTAGGTGCAACTAATATGATTTCTCTTAATGCTAAGCTTGAAGCAGCAAGAGCAAAAGAGTACGGAAAAGGATTTTCTGTTGTTGCTGATGAGATTAAGCGACTCTCGGATCAGGCAAAGAATGTTATGAATATGATTTCCGTTAAGGAAATTGAACAAGTATCTAAGGATTTAGTTTCTAATAATATTAAGAAATTGCAGTTAGATATTGATAGCTTTTTCTCAAGTTTGATTGAAGAGCTTACTTCTATTGAAGATTTATTCAAGCATTTTGTTGGGCAGCAAAACGATTTTTCAACATTAATTAGTGATCTTGAGAATGTTGAATCTAACGTTTCTTACTTGGCAAGGAGTTGTGATTCTTTATCTAGTTTTAAAGCTTTTATGTATTCTAATGATGAGTTTTTAAAGGAATTGGAATTTAGCATTTCAGAACAGATGTCTTGGATGAGTATTGTAAGATCAATTGTTGAGAATCAAAAAATGATGGCAATTCAAACTGATCCTATGAAACATGGGTTTGGATTGTTTTATAAGGGATTTATTCCAAATGTTCATGAGGTCAAGGAAATTTGGGAGAATATTTATTCTTGTTATTTAGATATTCATAAACTTGTTGTTGAAATAATAAAAGTGTTTGCACATGATAATTCTAGTAATTTGGACTTGAAGCGAGCAAAGGATTTTTTGGTACAAGCTGAAGGTTTATCAGATGAAATTATTAGCAAACTTGAGTCTGTTAAAAAAATAGTAGTTGAATGTGAAAATCAGGGTATTAAAGTTTTTGCATAGTTTTTCATTTATTTTAATTGTTTTTATTAATTTAGATTTTTAAGTGATTTAAGCTCTCTATTTAAGGGTTTATTATTTAATATTCTGTTTTAAGCATAAAGTATATCTATGCAAAATTAATTTTAATTTTGATAAAATAAGTATAAGTATGGATTTAAAAGTTAAGTTTATTCATTTGCATGTGCATTCAGATTATTCTCTTTTAGATGGAGCTGCTAAGATTACAGATATTGTAGCAAAGGCAAAAAAATGTAATATGTCTCATATTGCATTAACAGATCATGGTAATCTTTTTGGTGCTGTTAGATTTTACAGAGAAGCAAAAAGGGTAGGAATAAGACCCATAATTGGTATTGAAGCTTATATGTCAAGTACTCCAAAGACTATAAAGAAAAATGATGAACTAGGGAAACCTTATTATCATTTAATTCTTCTTGCAAAGAATGAGTTAGGCTATAAGAATTTGTTAAAATTGA
The DNA window shown above is from Borrelia anserina Es and carries:
- a CDS encoding methyl-accepting chemotaxis protein, which encodes MYKFSFFGSKKSDGSESFKNDLLSDIEDDSKDLNVCEYTIPVKEIIKGVYHAKSSISNVLVHIEFLCNNLFSSFESIDKVFGSLIERANDARNQVSIIFEDLEKNNEEKLKSVSTVIVGVQGSLETINNFLGATNMISLNAKLEAARAKEYGKGFSVVADEIKRLSDQAKNVMNMISVKEIEQVSKDLVSNNIKKLQLDIDSFFSSLIEELTSIEDLFKHFVGQQNDFSTLISDLENVESNVSYLARSCDSLSSFKAFMYSNDEFLKELEFSISEQMSWMSIVRSIVENQKMMAIQTDPMKHGFGLFYKGFIPNVHEVKEIWENIYSCYLDIHKLVVEIIKVFAHDNSSNLDLKRAKDFLVQAEGLSDEIISKLESVKKIVVECENQGIKVFA